In Pantoea sp. Aalb, a single genomic region encodes these proteins:
- the rsmI gene encoding 16S rRNA (cytidine(1402)-2'-O)-methyltransferase: MKYHYQEKIYASTLYIVPTPIGNLNDITQRALTVLSHVDLVAAEDTRYTGLLLKHFSIKNKLFMLHVHNEQQKTKLLVEKLQDGKSIALVSNAGTPLINDPGYYLVRCCREINIRVIPLPGACAAITALSASGLPSNRFCYEGFLPSKTKARRDILRNLAYESRTLIFYESPHRLIYSLHDMIKEWGSKRYIVLARELTKSWESLYGASIEKLLEWVLEDKNRYKGEIVLIVKGYVKKVDANILDSSTLRTLILLQQELPLKIASKLTAKIHGITKNTLYKYVLNQQKDDK, translated from the coding sequence ATGAAATATCACTATCAAGAAAAAATTTATGCTAGTACTCTTTATATTGTTCCTACTCCAATCGGTAATTTAAATGATATTACCCAACGGGCATTAACAGTACTATCTCATGTTGATTTAGTTGCAGCTGAGGATACACGTTATACTGGATTATTGCTTAAACATTTTTCCATTAAAAATAAATTATTTATGTTACATGTTCATAATGAGCAGCAAAAAACAAAATTATTAGTAGAGAAACTACAAGATGGTAAAAGCATAGCTTTAGTATCCAATGCAGGTACTCCATTGATTAACGATCCTGGATATTATCTTGTACGTTGTTGTCGTGAAATAAATATAAGAGTTATTCCATTACCAGGAGCATGTGCAGCAATTACAGCATTAAGTGCATCTGGATTACCCTCTAATCGTTTTTGTTATGAAGGATTTTTACCATCTAAAACTAAGGCTCGTCGTGATATCCTTCGGAATTTAGCTTATGAATCACGTACTTTAATTTTTTACGAATCTCCTCATCGTCTAATATATAGCTTACATGATATGATAAAAGAATGGGGCTCCAAACGTTATATAGTTTTAGCTCGGGAATTAACTAAAAGTTGGGAATCTTTATATGGAGCATCAATTGAAAAATTATTAGAGTGGGTATTGGAAGATAAAAATCGCTATAAAGGAGAAATAGTATTAATTGTAAAAGGTTATGTAAAAAAAGTTGATGCCAATATTTTAGATTCTTCAACGTTACGTACTCTAATATTATTACAACAAGAACTACCATTAAAAATAGCATCTAAATTAACAGCAAAAATTCATGGAATAACTAAAAATACTCTTTATAAATATGTTTTAAATCAACAAAAAGATGACAAATAA
- a CDS encoding phage holin family protein, with product MNNKQINKGQGLGKSIFNISQQVITTLVNIVDTRLKLAIVELEKEKNNLIQIFILIGLTILFTAFGLMSLILLLIWSLNIKYRLIAITIITFVLFILAVFFGICVLIKSRNSRLLRHTRQELDNDRKLLEEYD from the coding sequence ATGAATAATAAACAGATAAACAAAGGACAAGGACTAGGAAAAAGTATTTTTAATATTAGCCAACAAGTAATAACTACATTGGTTAACATAGTAGATACTCGTTTAAAGTTAGCAATAGTAGAATTAGAAAAAGAAAAAAATAATTTAATTCAAATATTTATTTTAATTGGATTGACTATACTCTTTACAGCTTTTGGTTTAATGAGTTTAATATTACTACTAATATGGAGTTTAAATATTAAATATCGTTTAATAGCTATAACTATAATTACATTCGTTCTATTTATATTAGCAGTGTTTTTCGGTATTTGTGTTCTTATAAAATCACGTAATTCTAGGTTACTACGACATACTCGTCAAGAATTAGATAATGATCGTAAATTATTAGAGGAATATGATTGA
- a CDS encoding YqjD family protein: MVKQTSFEHLRTELKNITNNLEEVISSSADKSKFEVNKLRNKAKHVLDSSLDRIDQSSAYIAKTTRETIKKADNYLHKNPWQGTGMGIVIGFILGILIIRR; encoded by the coding sequence ATGGTTAAACAAACATCTTTTGAACATTTACGTACAGAATTAAAAAATATAACTAATAATCTAGAAGAAGTGATTAGTAGTTCAGCAGATAAATCTAAATTTGAAGTTAATAAACTGCGTAACAAAGCAAAACACGTTTTAGATAGTTCACTTGATCGTATTGATCAATCTAGCGCCTATATTGCAAAAACTACACGAGAAACAATAAAAAAAGCAGATAATTACTTACATAAGAATCCTTGGCAAGGTACAGGTATGGGAATAGTAATAGGTTTTATTTTAGGAATTTTGATTATACGACGTTAA
- a CDS encoding YqjK-like family protein, translated as MNHKMSKYQIYKLIDKINKQRKSLNTACTNWLNNTTRYDRIWMILLNIRRYLTLISSILAVISIKSPYRLIRWIKRGFGLWGLWRIIKSIMVSHHISLK; from the coding sequence ATGAATCATAAAATGAGTAAATATCAAATTTATAAATTAATAGATAAAATAAACAAACAACGTAAATCTTTAAACACTGCTTGTACTAATTGGCTAAATAATACTACACGATATGATCGTATTTGGATGATATTATTAAACATACGTCGTTACTTAACACTTATTAGTAGTATTTTAGCAGTGATTTCTATTAAAAGTCCTTATCGTTTAATACGTTGGATAAAACGTGGGTTTGGCTTATGGGGTTTATGGCGAATTATCAAATCAATTATGGTTTCTCATCATATTTCATTAAAATAA
- the rpoD gene encoding RNA polymerase sigma factor RpoD: MEQNSQSQLKLLVTRGKEQGYLTYAEVNDHLPEDIIESDQIEDIIQMINDMGIQVVEEAFDTDDLILHENNTDNNRDVAEVAAQVLSNVVESEIGRTTDPVRMYMREMGTVELLTREGEIDIAKRIEEGINQVQCSVAEYPEAINYLLDQCDRIEAGKSRLSDLISGFVDLNVDENISANAIHIGSELSEEDRNDEEESDVGNSEDDHCIDPEVAREKILELRNQHQITRTVIKTKGRNHIDTIAEIQNLSEVFKQFRLVPKQFDYLVNSMREMIERVRTQERLIMKLCVELCKMPKKNFISLFTGNETSEHWFQSALKMNKPWSEKLQEVEEEIMRSLQKLIQIEEETGLTIEQVKDINRRMSIGEAKARRAKKEMVEANLRLVISIAKKYTNRGLQFLDLIQEGNIGLMKAVDKFEYRRGYKFSTYATWWIRQAITRSIADQARTIRIPVHMIETINKLNRISRQMLQEMGREPTPEELAERMLMPEDKIRKVLKIAKEPISMETPIGDDEDSHLGDFIEDTTLELPLDSATSESLRSATHEVLAGLTAREAKVLRMRFGINMNTDHTLEEVGKQFDVTRERIRQIEAKALRKLRHPSRSEVLRSFLDE; this comes from the coding sequence ATGGAGCAAAACTCGCAGTCACAGCTCAAGCTACTTGTCACACGTGGGAAGGAGCAGGGCTATCTGACCTATGCTGAGGTCAATGACCATCTGCCGGAAGATATAATTGAATCCGATCAGATCGAAGACATTATCCAGATGATTAACGATATGGGTATTCAAGTCGTTGAAGAAGCCTTTGATACTGATGATCTAATATTACATGAAAATAATACTGATAATAATAGAGATGTAGCTGAAGTTGCTGCTCAAGTATTATCAAATGTTGTTGAATCTGAAATTGGTCGTACTACTGATCCAGTACGTATGTACATGCGTGAAATGGGTACTGTTGAATTATTAACCAGAGAAGGTGAAATTGATATTGCTAAGCGTATTGAAGAAGGTATTAACCAAGTTCAATGTTCAGTTGCTGAATATCCAGAAGCAATTAATTACTTACTTGATCAATGTGACCGAATAGAAGCAGGTAAATCTCGCTTATCTGATTTGATCAGTGGTTTTGTTGATTTAAATGTTGATGAGAATATTTCAGCTAATGCAATCCATATTGGATCTGAACTATCAGAAGAAGATCGTAACGACGAAGAAGAAAGTGATGTTGGAAATTCTGAAGATGATCATTGTATCGATCCAGAGGTAGCTCGTGAAAAAATCTTAGAATTACGTAATCAACATCAAATTACACGTACTGTGATTAAAACTAAAGGACGCAACCATATTGATACAATTGCTGAAATACAAAATTTATCTGAAGTTTTTAAACAATTCAGACTAGTACCTAAGCAATTTGACTATTTAGTGAATAGTATGCGTGAAATGATTGAACGTGTACGTACTCAAGAACGACTAATCATGAAATTATGTGTTGAATTATGTAAAATGCCTAAAAAAAATTTTATTTCTTTGTTTACTGGCAATGAAACTAGTGAACATTGGTTTCAATCTGCTTTAAAGATGAATAAACCTTGGTCAGAAAAACTACAAGAAGTAGAAGAAGAGATAATGCGTTCGCTACAAAAATTAATCCAAATAGAAGAAGAAACAGGCTTAACTATTGAGCAAGTAAAAGATATTAATCGTCGTATGTCTATTGGAGAAGCTAAAGCACGTCGTGCAAAAAAAGAAATGGTTGAAGCAAATTTACGTCTGGTTATTTCTATCGCAAAAAAATATACTAATCGTGGTTTACAATTTTTAGATTTAATTCAGGAAGGTAATATTGGCTTGATGAAGGCTGTAGATAAATTTGAATATCGCCGTGGGTATAAATTTTCCACTTATGCTACTTGGTGGATTCGTCAAGCTATTACTAGATCTATTGCTGATCAAGCTCGTACTATTCGTATTCCTGTCCATATGATTGAAACTATTAATAAACTTAATCGTATTTCACGTCAAATGTTACAAGAAATGGGACGTGAACCGACTCCAGAAGAGCTTGCTGAACGTATGTTGATGCCAGAAGATAAAATTCGTAAAGTACTTAAAATTGCTAAAGAGCCAATTTCTATGGAAACACCAATAGGTGATGATGAAGATTCGCATTTAGGAGATTTTATTGAAGATACTACGCTAGAACTACCTCTTGATTCAGCGACATCAGAAAGTTTACGATCAGCTACACACGAAGTTCTAGCAGGTTTAACTGCTCGTGAAGCAAAAGTTCTACGTATGCGCTTCGGAATTAACATGAATACTGATCATACTTTAGAAGAAGTAGGTAAACAATTTGATGTAACTCGCGAAAGAATTCGTCAAATTGAAGCTAAAGCTTTACGTAAATTACGTCATCCGAGTCGTTCAGAAGTATTACGTAGCTTTTTAGATGAGTAA